One Triticum dicoccoides isolate Atlit2015 ecotype Zavitan chromosome 5B, WEW_v2.0, whole genome shotgun sequence genomic window carries:
- the LOC119306799 gene encoding phosphatidylinositol transfer protein 3-like, which yields MDYSTEDEHQHGHGHGDGDDAAEWKKVAELRAVVEAQDPAAKEEDDFSLRRFLRARDHNIGKVSAMLLQYLSWKRVAKPHGSISADEVRDEIAKDRVRMQGFDRLNRPMAYLYGARHFPARRDLDEFKRYVTYVLDKICTRLPVGQEKFAAVIDMKGWGYANCDIRGYVAALEIMQGYYPERLGRVFLIHVPYMFMAAWKMVYPFIDDRTRKKFVFVTNKDLKSTLQGAIDESQLPEEYGGKLKL from the exons ATGGACTACAGTACTGAAGATGAGCACCAACACGGCCATGGCCATGGCGACGGTGACGACGCGGCGGAGTGGAAGAAGGTGGCGGAGCTGAGGGCCGTCGTCGAGGCCCAGGACCCCGCTGCCAAG GAGGAGGATGACTTTTCGCTGCGACGATTCCTGCGTGCCCGGGACCACAACATCGGCAAGGTGTCGGCCATGCTCCTCCAGTACCTTTCCTGGAAGCGTGTTGCCAAGCCCCATGGCTCCATCTCGGCCGACGAGGTGCGCGACGAGATTGCAAAGGATAGAGTCCGCATGCAGGGCTTCGACCGTCTCAATCGCCCCATGGCGTATCTCTATGGTGCACGACATTTCCCTGCCCGGCGTGACCTTGACGAGTTCAAGCGCTATGTCACCTATGTCCTTGATAAAATTTGCACTAG GTTGCCTGTGGGGCAAGAGAAGTTTGCAGCGGTGATAGACATGAAGGGGTGGGGATATGCGAATTGTGACATCCGGGGTTACGTGGCGGCATTGGAAATCATGCAGGGCTACTACCCGGAGCGCCTTGGCCGGGTGTTCCTGATCCACGTGCCCTACATGTTCATGGCGGCATGGAAGATGGTGTACCCGTTCATTGACGACCGAACCAGAAAGAAGTTTGTGTTCGTCACTAATAAGGACCTCAAATCCACGCTCCAGGGCGCCATTGACGAGTCCCAGCTCCCCGAGGAGTACGGTGGCAAGCTGAAGCTTTAG